Proteins from one Impatiens glandulifera chromosome 2, dImpGla2.1, whole genome shotgun sequence genomic window:
- the LOC124925121 gene encoding zinc-finger homeodomain protein 8-like — MDNSRTPTIVNSPDSETETPIGSHPSRSIPITRGRRLPSISLCHLSPSLLPRSADEVIYKECQKNHAAAMGGLSLDGCGGYIAPLSADPSNPITLKCMVCDCHRNFHRCEKDDSPAPEYVFLGHHQPAPLRSHGSHLNPNPDSPPPPPPPPNSSSYYHHPPAPHTALSLNSARPTDNRPSEVAVPVQVVSFSAGCSRKRHRTKFSCEQKEKMQELAEKLDWRMQKSEENLIETFCRDVGVERSVFKVWMHNNKTTLGKRGAAGNGVALGTEITNSLMIEGNNDDITSPHHENVANGSSSSSFEH, encoded by the coding sequence ATGGATAATTCCAGGACCCCCACCATTGTCAATTCCCCTGATTCTGAAACAGAGACTCCGATCGGGTCCCATCCAAGCAGGTCAATTCCAATCACAAGAGGCAGACGCCTCCCGTCTATCTCTCTCTGTCATCTGTCGCCATCTCTGCTGCCCAGGTCTGCCGACGAAGTCATCTACAAGGAATGCCAGAAGAACCACGCCGCCGCCATGGGCGGCCTCTCCCTGGACGGCTGCGGTGGTTACATTGCACCCCTATCTGCTGACCCATCAAACCCCATCACTCTGAAATGCATGGTCTGTGACTGCCACCGTAACTTCCACCGCTGTGAAAAGGATGACTCCCCGGCGCCGGAGTATGTTTTCCTTGGCCACCACCAGCCTGCGCCGCTGCGTAGCCACGGCAGTCATCTGAACCCCAACCCCgactctcctcctcctcctcctccgccgCCCAATTCATCCTCCTATTACCACCACCCACCGGCCCCTCACACTGCTCTGTCTCTTAACTCTGCTCGTCCTACTGATAACCGCCCATCTGAAGTGGCGGTGCCCGTGCAGGTTGTTAGTTTCTCCGCCGGTTGCAGCAGGAAGCGGCACAGGACGAAATTCAGCTGTGAGCAGAAAGAGAAGATGCAGGAACTTGCTGAGAAGTTGGACTGGAGGATGCAGAAGAGTGAGGAGAACCTGATCGAAACTTTTTGTCGTGATGTTGGTGTGGAGAGGAGTGTGTTTAAGGTCTGGATGCATAACAATAAGACCACATTGGGGAAGAGAGGTGCAGCTGGAAATGGTGTGGCTTTGGGCACTGAAATCACCAACAGCCTCATGATCGAGGGAAACAATGATGACATTACAAGCCCTCATCATGAAAATGTGGCTAATGGGTCTTCGTCTTCTTCGTTTGAgcattaa